A region from the Sphingomonas brevis genome encodes:
- the tatC gene encoding twin-arginine translocase subunit TatC: protein MISDIDDTKAPLLDHLIELRRRLLWCVATLLGGFFICLYFAKPIFAVLVQPLLAAGQGKLIYTDIFEAFFVEVKVAFFAALMISFPVLATQIWRFVAPGLYAKEKKAFLPFLLMTPFFFIAGASFAYFVAMPWALKFLLGFEGNVGGVTQEALPAIGNYLNFVTRFLFGFGVAFLTPVLLMVLERAGIVTREQLAKSRRYAIVVAAAASAVLTPPDVVSMLLLLVPLYALYEFAILAIRITHWRAARRAQATSVAADENVGPNTPPGGGRVGESGPISSDSESGGAKGHYPKA, encoded by the coding sequence ATGATCAGCGATATCGACGATACCAAGGCGCCGCTGCTGGACCATCTGATCGAGCTGAGGCGACGGCTGCTATGGTGCGTTGCGACGCTGCTCGGCGGATTCTTCATCTGCCTCTATTTCGCCAAGCCGATCTTCGCCGTACTGGTCCAGCCGCTACTCGCCGCGGGCCAGGGCAAGCTCATCTACACTGACATCTTCGAGGCGTTCTTCGTCGAGGTGAAGGTCGCCTTCTTTGCCGCGCTGATGATCAGTTTCCCGGTGCTGGCGACGCAGATCTGGAGGTTCGTCGCGCCAGGTCTCTACGCCAAGGAAAAGAAGGCGTTCCTGCCCTTCCTGCTGATGACGCCCTTTTTCTTCATTGCCGGGGCCAGCTTTGCCTATTTCGTGGCGATGCCCTGGGCATTGAAGTTCCTGCTTGGGTTCGAGGGCAATGTAGGCGGAGTGACGCAAGAGGCGCTTCCGGCGATTGGCAACTATCTGAATTTCGTCACCCGCTTCCTGTTCGGGTTCGGCGTCGCCTTCCTGACGCCGGTGCTGCTGATGGTGCTGGAGCGTGCAGGGATAGTCACCCGCGAGCAGCTGGCCAAGTCGCGTCGCTACGCGATCGTCGTCGCCGCGGCGGCGTCGGCGGTGCTGACTCCGCCCGACGTCGTGTCGATGCTGCTGCTGCTGGTGCCGCTTTACGCGCTGTACGAGTTTGCCATTCTCGCCATCCGCATCACCCATTGGCGTGCGGCCAGGCGGGCACAGGCGACTTCGGTTGCTGCTGATGAAAATGTGGGCCCGAATACGCCACCGGGGGGGGGGAGGGTTGGCGAATCCGGGCCCATTTCGTCGGATAGCGAGAGCGGGGGGGCAAAAGGTCACTATCCAAAGGCTTAA
- a CDS encoding sigma-70 family RNA polymerase sigma factor, with amino-acid sequence MCNNDAYDEAGSDKAAEVQTGRNSVSDDDDQELEAERPEPVPLPDDEFKEQLGQVIPHLRAFGRSLSGSRDLADDLVQETLLKAWAARKRFQAGTNMRAWTFIILRNLFLSQMRRARFKGEWDDITAAKILAAPASQDKHVELGDMQRALLHLPQPQREALILVGAGGFAYEEAADICGCAVGTIKSRVARGRVALEALLSGGKLPSRRQHKTDPDKSALQEIMNEVDELSRDRG; translated from the coding sequence ATGTGTAACAACGATGCTTATGATGAGGCGGGTTCGGACAAAGCCGCCGAGGTCCAGACGGGGCGGAATTCTGTGAGCGACGACGACGATCAAGAATTGGAAGCCGAACGCCCCGAGCCGGTGCCGCTGCCGGATGACGAGTTCAAGGAACAGTTGGGCCAGGTCATCCCGCACCTCAGGGCATTTGGCCGGTCGCTATCGGGAAGCCGCGATTTGGCCGACGATTTGGTGCAGGAGACGCTTCTCAAGGCGTGGGCGGCCCGAAAGCGATTCCAGGCGGGGACCAACATGCGCGCCTGGACCTTCATCATCCTTCGCAACCTCTTCCTGAGCCAGATGCGCCGCGCCCGATTCAAGGGCGAATGGGATGACATCACCGCCGCCAAGATTCTCGCGGCCCCGGCCAGCCAGGACAAGCATGTCGAGCTTGGCGACATGCAGCGCGCGCTGCTGCACTTGCCGCAACCGCAGCGCGAGGCGCTGATCCTGGTTGGGGCGGGCGGGTTCGCCTATGAGGAGGCCGCCGACATCTGCGGCTGCGCGGTCGGCACGATCAAAAGCCGGGTTGCGCGCGGGCGGGTGGCGCTGGAGGCGCTGCTTAGTGGTGGCAAATTGCCGTCTCGCCGGCAGCACAAGACCGACCCCGACAAATCGGCGCTTCAGGAGATTATGAACGAGGTCGACGAGCTTAGCCGCGATCGCGGCTGA
- a CDS encoding segregation and condensation protein A, translated as MGDEEQLFIAPVRDDDALNLSLDGWEGPLDLLLNLARQQKVDLHQISILALVEQYLAYIEGARTLRLEIAADYLVMAAWLAYLKSCLLLPKDPTVDPSPEELALRLQLRLQRLDAMRDAGARLMGRDRLGRDVFGRGAPEGLKLVRRSAWQATAFDLYAAYGRVKARTAPAMHVVAHRAVMTLEDAIQRVAALIGQALDWTTLEAFLPATADPQYRKSALASSFVAALELARQGRLELEQDGAFAELLVRRAA; from the coding sequence ATGGGGGATGAGGAACAACTGTTCATTGCGCCGGTACGCGACGACGATGCGCTGAACCTGAGCCTCGACGGCTGGGAGGGGCCGCTCGACCTGCTTTTGAACCTGGCGCGGCAACAGAAGGTCGATCTCCACCAAATCTCGATCCTGGCGCTAGTCGAGCAATATCTTGCCTATATCGAGGGCGCCCGGACGCTGCGGCTGGAGATTGCCGCCGATTATCTCGTGATGGCCGCGTGGCTGGCCTACCTCAAGAGCTGCCTATTGCTGCCGAAGGATCCGACGGTCGATCCGTCGCCGGAAGAATTGGCGCTCAGGCTTCAGCTCAGGCTGCAGCGGCTGGATGCGATGCGCGATGCCGGTGCCCGGCTGATGGGCCGCGACCGCCTGGGCCGCGACGTGTTTGGCCGCGGCGCGCCAGAGGGCCTGAAACTGGTGCGCAGGTCGGCATGGCAGGCGACAGCTTTCGACCTTTATGCTGCCTACGGCCGCGTCAAGGCGCGCACCGCGCCGGCAATGCATGTCGTCGCCCACCGCGCGGTGATGACGCTTGAGGATGCGATTCAGCGAGTGGCGGCGTTGATCGGCCAGGCGCTCGACTGGACCACGCTGGAGGCGTTCCTGCCGGCGACGGCCGATCCGCAGTATCGCAAGTCGGCGTTGGCCAGCAGCTTCGTCGCCGCGCTGGAGCTCGCGCGGCAGGGCCGGCTCGAGCTTGAGCAGGACGGCGCGTTCGCCGAGCTGCTGGTGCGTAGGGCGGCCTAA
- a CDS encoding bifunctional [glutamine synthetase] adenylyltransferase/[glutamine synthetase]-adenylyl-L-tyrosine phosphorylase, producing the protein MVVTQIAANRSDALKRAENHAPFLRSAMAAFPDLVSGFAAEGSDAAVAKALEMPGETVGERLRRRRHALALAVALADLSGEQPLEWVTAKLSDFADAAMDEALRTAMLERMPEDEPRGLAILALGKLGSRELNYSSDVDLVMLFDPETLPRRPRDEPGEAAVRYGRRFIELMQQRTHDGYVARVDMRLRPSPEVTPIALPVDAAISYYESSALPWERAAFIRARAAAGDIRLGQQFLGEIKPFIWRRALDFGAIQEIRDISLRIRDHYAQGQAFGPGFDLKRGRGGIREAEFFTQVQQLIHGGREPELRAPATLDALDVLSKSGRLEADVAGALADAYRALRTVEHRVQMIEDRQEHRLPSDPAALEAVAQLDGRGGAEELLAMLAPRVEAVGVQFDGLVSDREERLSNDPDILRRELGEMGFKEVDEAFRRVSDWRSGRARSLRSPAALSAFESMLPTLMKAVAAGPDPISALNRFGDIIDKLSSGVNLYRLLGARPKLADLLALILTHAPPLAEQLGRRPTLLDGLIDESSFAPPPDAGALADRFLKAVRDEPFDLALDRIRRMVGERRFALGVQLLAAHRDPIVIAEGYSDLAEAAIVALSEVVTQEFEKTHGRVPGGELVVLGLGRLGGRALTHASDLDLIYLFDAPDGAQSDGAKALPATDYYNRLASRIGAALGTPTAAGPLYDVDTRLRPQGAQGMLAVSMAAFDHYQRHEAWTWEHMALCRARPLTGSEEIKANVRKRICDILRAPADPVKVRADAVAMREEMARHKPPAGALDIKLGEGGLVDLEFAVHTLQLTTHVGLDPRLEVALEALVQAGRVDAGADPDLRLLSRLLVVLRLVGTKAMEPAEQSRTLVASLCGFEDWASLLAAVDVARQRVAARWAAVKGSDS; encoded by the coding sequence ATGGTGGTGACACAAATTGCGGCGAACCGAAGCGACGCCCTGAAGCGGGCGGAAAACCATGCGCCGTTCTTGCGCTCCGCAATGGCCGCTTTCCCGGATCTCGTCAGCGGCTTCGCGGCAGAAGGCAGCGATGCGGCTGTCGCCAAGGCGCTGGAGATGCCGGGCGAAACCGTCGGCGAGCGACTGCGGCGGCGGCGGCACGCATTGGCGTTGGCAGTGGCATTGGCCGACCTCAGCGGCGAACAACCGCTTGAATGGGTCACGGCCAAGCTGTCCGATTTCGCCGATGCGGCAATGGACGAAGCGCTGCGTACGGCAATGCTGGAACGGATGCCGGAGGACGAGCCGCGCGGGCTCGCCATCCTGGCGCTGGGCAAGCTTGGCAGCCGCGAACTCAACTATTCGTCGGATGTCGACCTGGTCATGCTGTTCGACCCGGAGACCCTGCCGCGGCGGCCGCGGGACGAGCCTGGCGAGGCGGCGGTGCGCTATGGCCGGCGGTTCATCGAGCTGATGCAGCAGCGGACCCATGACGGCTATGTCGCCCGCGTTGACATGCGCCTGAGGCCGTCGCCAGAAGTCACGCCCATTGCACTGCCGGTCGATGCCGCGATCAGCTATTATGAAAGCTCGGCCCTGCCGTGGGAAAGGGCGGCCTTTATTCGTGCCCGGGCGGCAGCCGGCGATATTCGGCTCGGCCAACAATTTCTGGGGGAGATCAAGCCATTCATCTGGCGCCGGGCGCTGGATTTTGGCGCGATTCAGGAGATCCGCGACATCTCGCTCAGGATCCGCGATCACTATGCTCAGGGACAGGCATTCGGTCCCGGGTTCGATCTGAAGCGCGGGCGGGGCGGGATTCGCGAGGCGGAGTTTTTCACGCAGGTACAGCAGCTTATTCATGGCGGTCGCGAGCCAGAGCTGCGTGCGCCGGCGACGCTCGACGCATTGGACGTGCTTTCCAAATCCGGGCGGCTGGAAGCGGATGTGGCCGGAGCGCTCGCGGATGCCTATCGCGCCCTCCGTACCGTCGAGCATCGCGTCCAGATGATCGAAGATCGGCAGGAACATCGCCTGCCAAGCGATCCTGCTGCACTCGAGGCCGTGGCACAATTGGACGGTAGGGGCGGCGCCGAGGAATTGCTGGCGATGCTGGCGCCGCGGGTCGAGGCGGTCGGCGTCCAGTTCGACGGCCTGGTGTCCGACCGGGAGGAGCGCTTATCCAACGACCCCGATATCCTTCGCCGCGAGCTAGGCGAAATGGGCTTCAAGGAGGTCGATGAGGCGTTCCGGCGGGTAAGTGACTGGCGGTCGGGCCGAGCGCGGTCGCTGCGATCTCCGGCGGCCCTGTCGGCGTTCGAGTCGATGCTTCCGACACTGATGAAGGCGGTCGCTGCGGGCCCCGACCCGATCAGCGCGCTCAACCGGTTCGGCGATATCATCGACAAATTATCAAGCGGCGTGAATTTATATCGGCTGCTCGGGGCGCGGCCGAAGCTGGCCGACCTGTTAGCGCTGATCCTTACCCATGCACCGCCATTGGCCGAGCAACTCGGCCGGCGGCCAACCCTGCTCGACGGGCTGATCGATGAATCCAGTTTTGCGCCGCCGCCCGATGCCGGGGCCCTCGCCGATCGGTTCCTCAAGGCGGTTCGTGACGAACCTTTCGACCTGGCGCTCGACCGCATCCGCCGGATGGTCGGCGAACGGCGCTTCGCGCTTGGCGTGCAATTGCTGGCAGCGCATCGCGACCCGATCGTCATCGCCGAAGGCTATAGCGACCTCGCCGAAGCGGCGATCGTCGCCCTGTCGGAAGTCGTAACTCAGGAGTTTGAAAAGACTCATGGCCGCGTGCCCGGCGGGGAACTGGTGGTTCTCGGCCTAGGCCGGCTCGGCGGGCGCGCTTTGACCCATGCCAGCGACCTCGACCTCATCTATTTGTTCGATGCGCCCGACGGCGCCCAGTCGGACGGAGCCAAGGCGCTTCCGGCAACCGACTATTATAATCGCCTGGCCAGCCGCATTGGCGCGGCGCTGGGCACCCCGACCGCCGCCGGGCCTCTGTATGATGTCGATACGCGTCTTCGTCCGCAGGGCGCGCAGGGCATGCTGGCGGTCAGCATGGCGGCGTTCGACCATTACCAGCGTCATGAGGCCTGGACCTGGGAGCATATGGCGTTGTGCCGTGCCCGGCCTCTGACCGGATCCGAGGAAATCAAGGCAAACGTCAGGAAACGGATCTGCGATATACTGAGAGCGCCGGCCGACCCGGTGAAGGTCCGCGCGGATGCGGTCGCGATGCGTGAGGAAATGGCGCGGCACAAGCCTCCGGCCGGCGCGCTCGACATCAAGTTAGGCGAGGGCGGCCTGGTCGATTTGGAATTTGCGGTCCACACGCTTCAGCTCACCACCCATGTCGGGCTCGACCCGCGGCTTGAGGTGGCGCTCGAGGCGCTGGTGCAGGCAGGACGGGTCGATGCGGGCGCGGACCCCGACCTCAGGCTGCTGTCGCGCTTGCTGGTGGTCCTGCGGCTGGTTGGCACCAAGGCGATGGAACCGGCTGAACAGTCGCGAACGCTGGTGGCCTCGCTGTGTGGATTTGAGGATTGGGCATCCCTGCTTGCGGCGGTCGACGTGGCGCGGCAGAGGGTCGCTGCGCGCTGGGCGGCAGTCAAAGGGAGTGATTCATGA
- a CDS encoding response regulator produces the protein MSLGQELAPHLPFLRRYARALTGSQQHGDAFVRAALETIVAKPDEFPRDVDPRLGLYRTFHAIWSTANVEEGEEPSFELGGAEGIAQARLSRITPLSRQALLLTSLEGFSREDAGYLIDASSNDVDSLVAEAMAEIERQTHADVLIIEDEPIIAMDIESIVRDLGHNVTGVAVTRDEAIVQARKAPPGLVLADIQLADDSSGIDAVKDILSEFSVPVIFITAFPERLLTGTRPEPTFLITKPFQRSTVKAAISQALFFDAATVPAA, from the coding sequence ATGTCGCTGGGCCAGGAACTCGCTCCGCATCTTCCATTTCTCCGCCGCTATGCGCGCGCCCTAACCGGCAGTCAGCAGCATGGCGATGCGTTCGTTCGCGCGGCGCTGGAAACCATCGTCGCCAAACCCGATGAATTTCCGCGCGATGTCGATCCCAGGTTGGGACTCTACCGCACCTTCCATGCCATCTGGTCGACCGCCAATGTCGAGGAGGGCGAGGAGCCTTCGTTCGAGCTCGGCGGCGCCGAGGGCATCGCCCAGGCGCGGCTGTCGCGGATCACCCCTTTGTCGCGCCAGGCACTGCTGTTGACCAGCCTGGAAGGTTTCTCGCGGGAGGATGCCGGCTATCTCATCGATGCATCTTCCAACGACGTCGACAGCCTGGTCGCCGAGGCGATGGCCGAGATTGAGCGCCAGACCCACGCGGATGTGCTGATCATCGAGGATGAGCCGATCATCGCGATGGATATTGAATCGATCGTTCGTGACCTCGGTCACAACGTTACCGGCGTGGCCGTGACCCGCGACGAAGCGATCGTCCAGGCACGCAAGGCACCGCCGGGTCTGGTGCTGGCCGACATTCAGCTTGCCGACGACAGCAGCGGCATCGACGCGGTGAAGGATATTTTGTCGGAATTTTCGGTGCCGGTAATTTTCATCACCGCCTTCCCGGAACGGCTGCTGACCGGAACCCGGCCCGAGCCGACGTTTCTCATCACCAAGCCGTTCCAGCGGTCGACCGTCAAGGCAGCGATCAGCCAGGCGCTTTTTTTCGACGCAGCGACGGTCCCCGCCGCCTGA
- a CDS encoding sensor histidine kinase, with amino-acid sequence MERRSIFHRWPTGAILLLFLTAALLPLGLVLAWVTQQNIRETNSALVQRADQQASAAYQAVESLIARNALALRIAANGALASGATDPCAVSARSLAIAPTVARQFRIRDPDGLTVCSIGQYRPERNDLLVAPGDIRMWVSPQNLLVYRVGLIGGNATGVLTRDELRKAADDVTDGLKVLTIGDSAHTMEIIAPPSVTGERDQALDRRYEIGRGQLQLRAVTMIERTTLIDLLVMLLPLLMWVAATLLSWLLVRRLLLAPLARLQRAVIEYEPDAGGLELPSKYGVASEIQDLSNAFERAVGRIEGAEREALDALDGQRRLVREVHHRVKNNLQVVASLLSIHGRSAAKPEAKAAYSAIGRRVDALSVVHRHHYAELEENRGIALRPLITELAADLRSSAPVEARAMRIELSLDAPSTTQDVAVAAAFLITEIVEFAMLRHPDDVVEISLDRDDELTATLAIASSVLVPEGDPDDVAKNQFERIVEGLARQLRSPLDRKLGRYAVTLPVFPNA; translated from the coding sequence ATGGAACGCCGGTCCATTTTCCATCGCTGGCCGACTGGCGCCATCCTCCTGCTATTCCTGACCGCGGCGCTGCTGCCGCTCGGACTCGTCCTTGCCTGGGTTACCCAGCAAAATATTCGGGAAACGAATAGCGCGCTGGTCCAGCGCGCCGATCAGCAGGCGTCGGCCGCCTATCAGGCCGTTGAAAGCCTGATTGCGCGCAACGCCCTGGCACTTCGCATAGCCGCCAATGGCGCTCTGGCATCGGGCGCCACCGATCCGTGCGCGGTGTCCGCCCGATCGTTGGCGATCGCGCCTACCGTGGCCCGGCAATTCCGCATCCGCGACCCGGATGGGCTGACGGTCTGCTCGATCGGCCAGTATAGGCCGGAACGAAACGACCTGCTCGTCGCGCCAGGCGATATCCGCATGTGGGTCTCGCCCCAGAATCTGCTGGTCTATCGCGTCGGCCTGATCGGCGGGAATGCAACAGGCGTCCTGACACGCGATGAGCTTCGCAAGGCGGCGGATGACGTGACTGACGGGCTCAAGGTCCTGACCATCGGCGACAGTGCCCATACGATGGAGATAATCGCACCTCCTTCAGTGACTGGGGAACGCGACCAGGCACTTGACCGGCGATATGAAATCGGCCGGGGCCAGCTTCAGCTTCGAGCGGTCACCATGATCGAGCGAACCACCCTCATCGACTTGCTGGTGATGCTTCTGCCCTTGCTGATGTGGGTGGCTGCAACCCTGCTCAGCTGGCTGCTGGTGCGGCGGCTGCTGCTAGCGCCCTTGGCCCGCTTGCAGCGCGCGGTGATCGAATATGAGCCTGACGCGGGAGGGCTGGAGCTTCCGAGCAAATATGGCGTGGCATCCGAAATCCAGGATTTGTCGAACGCCTTTGAACGGGCGGTGGGCCGGATCGAAGGTGCCGAGCGCGAGGCCCTCGACGCATTGGATGGGCAGCGCAGGCTGGTTCGCGAGGTCCATCACCGGGTCAAGAACAACCTCCAGGTCGTGGCTTCGCTGCTCAGCATTCACGGACGCAGTGCCGCCAAGCCGGAGGCCAAGGCGGCATATTCTGCCATCGGCCGACGAGTCGATGCGCTGTCCGTGGTCCACCGCCATCATTATGCCGAGCTTGAGGAAAATCGCGGCATCGCCCTGCGTCCGCTGATTACGGAGCTTGCTGCCGACCTTCGTTCCAGCGCCCCGGTCGAGGCGCGAGCCATGCGGATCGAGCTCAGCCTGGATGCGCCGTCGACCACCCAGGATGTCGCGGTGGCGGCCGCCTTCCTGATCACCGAAATTGTCGAATTCGCCATGCTCCGTCATCCCGACGACGTGGTGGAAATCAGCCTCGACCGGGATGACGAACTGACCGCGACGCTGGCCATCGCCTCATCGGTGCTGGTGCCGGAAGGCGATCCCGACGATGTCGCCAAGAACCAGTTCGAGCGGATTGTCGAAGGCCTGGCCCGGCAGCTGCGTTCCCCGCTCGACCGAAAACTTGGGCGTTATGCCGTCACTTTGCCGGTATTTCCGAACGCTTGA
- a CDS encoding twin-arginine translocase TatA/TatE family subunit: protein MGGFSIWHILILAVLVLLLFGGNRFSAMMGDVAKGLKSFKQGLSDEDKPAEPKQIPPQQPIDVTPRAAEPTAPPPADDQTRG, encoded by the coding sequence ATGGGCGGTTTCAGCATTTGGCATATCCTGATCTTGGCGGTCCTCGTCCTGCTGCTTTTCGGTGGCAATCGCTTCTCGGCGATGATGGGCGACGTCGCCAAGGGGCTCAAAAGTTTCAAGCAGGGACTCAGCGACGAAGACAAGCCGGCCGAGCCCAAGCAGATCCCGCCTCAGCAGCCGATCGACGTCACGCCGCGCGCGGCCGAGCCGACGGCGCCGCCGCCGGCTGACGACCAGACGCGCGGCTAA
- a CDS encoding peroxiredoxin — protein sequence MINEGDKVPALKTKLSDGTELDLSSPGRPLVLYFYPKDDTSGCTREAQDFTSLAGNFAKAGVQVVGLSRDPMKKHDKFIAKYELKVPLASDEDGAISDAFGTWVEKSMYGRKYMGMERSTFLIGKDGRVAKAWRKVKVPNHAAEVLKAVS from the coding sequence ATGATCAATGAAGGCGACAAGGTTCCGGCACTGAAGACCAAGCTGTCCGACGGGACCGAGCTCGACCTGTCATCGCCCGGCCGTCCGCTAGTGCTTTACTTCTATCCCAAGGACGACACGTCGGGCTGCACTCGCGAAGCCCAGGATTTCACCTCACTGGCCGGCAATTTCGCCAAAGCCGGGGTGCAGGTGGTTGGCCTGTCGCGCGACCCGATGAAGAAGCACGACAAGTTCATCGCCAAATATGAGCTGAAGGTGCCGCTCGCCTCGGACGAGGACGGAGCGATCAGCGATGCCTTCGGCACGTGGGTCGAAAAGTCGATGTACGGCCGCAAATATATGGGGATGGAGCGATCGACTTTTTTGATCGGCAAGGATGGGCGGGTGGCCAAGGCCTGGCGCAAGGTCAAAGTGCCGAACCATGCGGCCGAGGTGCTGAAGGCGGTTAGCTAA
- the tatB gene encoding Sec-independent protein translocase protein TatB, which produces MFGVDTSELLVVAVVALLFIGPKELPRVMMKVGRWIGQLRGYARHFTAGIENVIREAELEEMEKKWREENERILAEFPADRLYPEPVPVMTELPPEGEQPDLPLEAPAAPDDDPTPPEERPLP; this is translated from the coding sequence ATGTTCGGCGTCGACACTTCCGAGCTGCTAGTCGTGGCAGTGGTGGCCCTATTGTTCATCGGGCCCAAGGAACTGCCGCGGGTGATGATGAAGGTCGGTCGGTGGATCGGCCAGTTGCGCGGCTATGCCCGCCATTTCACGGCCGGGATCGAGAATGTAATCCGCGAGGCCGAGCTCGAGGAAATGGAAAAGAAGTGGCGTGAGGAGAACGAGCGGATCCTCGCCGAATTTCCGGCCGACCGGCTCTACCCCGAGCCGGTACCGGTGATGACCGAGCTGCCGCCCGAAGGCGAGCAGCCCGATTTGCCGCTCGAGGCGCCGGCCGCGCCCGACGATGATCCGACCCCACCCGAAGAGCGTCCGCTGCCATGA
- a CDS encoding NepR family anti-sigma factor: MWKDPAHLLALEGDESLSGSTKASGGRGSSKPASLDRKTRKDRSGTVGRALRTVYDDMLREEVPRDFLDLLRKLD, translated from the coding sequence ATGTGGAAGGATCCGGCGCATTTGCTTGCGCTCGAGGGGGACGAGAGTTTGAGTGGGAGCACAAAAGCCAGCGGCGGCCGCGGTTCTTCAAAACCCGCTAGTCTCGACAGGAAAACTCGCAAGGACCGTTCGGGAACGGTCGGGCGGGCGCTTCGCACGGTCTATGACGACATGCTGCGCGAGGAAGTGCCGCGCGATTTTCTCGACCTGCTGCGCAAGCTGGACTGA
- the scpB gene encoding SMC-Scp complex subunit ScpB translates to MDEFIRAVEAAVFASDEPLTVEDIAAYAGEGDVPAALRTLAERYAGHGVELVERGERWHFQTAPDLAHILRRTREDSRRLSRAATETLAIIAYHEPVSRAEIEAIRGVQISKGTLDVLMEAGWVKTAGRREAPGRPLLYATTPDFLTHFGLGSRRDLPGIDDLKAAGLLDPLEESLFQLQLETDGEED, encoded by the coding sequence ATGGACGAATTCATCCGGGCGGTCGAAGCGGCAGTGTTCGCCAGTGACGAGCCGCTGACGGTAGAGGACATTGCCGCCTATGCCGGGGAGGGCGACGTCCCGGCCGCGCTTCGGACCTTGGCCGAGCGCTACGCCGGACATGGGGTCGAGTTGGTCGAGCGCGGCGAGCGCTGGCATTTTCAGACCGCGCCGGACCTTGCCCATATTCTTCGACGGACGCGGGAGGACTCGCGCCGCCTGTCGCGAGCGGCGACCGAGACGCTGGCAATCATTGCCTATCATGAGCCGGTCAGCCGCGCGGAGATCGAGGCAATCCGCGGCGTGCAGATCAGCAAGGGCACGCTCGACGTGCTGATGGAGGCTGGCTGGGTCAAGACGGCAGGGCGGCGCGAGGCACCGGGGCGGCCACTGCTTTACGCGACGACGCCCGATTTCCTGACCCACTTCGGGCTTGGATCGCGGCGCGACCTTCCCGGGATCGACGACCTGAAGGCCGCCGGCCTGCTCGACCCCCTCGAAGAAAGCTTGTTTCAGCTTCAGCTAGAAACTGACGGCGAAGAAGACTAA
- a CDS encoding CDP-alcohol phosphatidyltransferase family protein has product MLMVDVISVGANPTSIWGMTNRERTRRISRTILAPSAKPGTEGLILANDDYIVDPLLLAYAQEQPPMLLVRDGIPILAKLADPAQREPVETAMRGEPMPADLSIQRVAIDDRFTLYNRGLRKRVHPTVMRLDPSTVRAVERETYFGAYKGVTDLLTKYLWPEWALVLTRIAASLGMPPNLVTAIGLANCIAATLCFWFGSYWLGMAFALVFMVLDTVDGKLARCTITSTKAGSRFDHRIDLIHPPFWWAAWVYGLISWNLALSRPVLTLTLTALVLGYVVDRLIERGFIKRHGFHVHVWHRLDSDFRLIGARRNPNMVILFVAMLFSRPDIGIVAVATWTMLSLAFHAVRLAQAELRRSKGVEIRSWLS; this is encoded by the coding sequence ATGTTGATGGTCGATGTCATCTCTGTCGGCGCCAATCCGACGTCCATCTGGGGAATGACCAACCGGGAAAGGACGCGGCGAATTTCGCGCACCATCCTGGCGCCTTCGGCCAAGCCTGGCACGGAGGGGCTGATCCTCGCCAACGACGACTATATCGTCGACCCATTGCTGCTGGCCTATGCGCAGGAGCAACCGCCGATGCTGCTGGTCCGCGACGGCATCCCGATACTCGCCAAACTTGCCGACCCGGCCCAACGCGAGCCGGTCGAGACCGCGATGCGGGGAGAGCCGATGCCGGCCGATCTCTCGATCCAGCGGGTCGCTATCGACGACCGATTCACGCTCTATAACCGAGGCCTGCGCAAGCGCGTCCACCCGACAGTGATGCGGCTCGATCCGTCGACCGTTAGAGCGGTCGAGCGCGAAACCTATTTCGGCGCCTACAAGGGCGTCACCGACCTGCTCACCAAATATCTCTGGCCGGAATGGGCGCTGGTTCTGACCCGTATCGCCGCGTCGCTCGGGATGCCGCCCAACCTGGTCACTGCCATCGGTCTTGCGAACTGCATCGCTGCCACCCTCTGCTTCTGGTTTGGCAGCTACTGGCTCGGAATGGCTTTCGCGCTCGTTTTCATGGTGCTCGACACCGTCGACGGAAAGCTTGCCCGCTGCACCATCACGTCGACCAAGGCCGGCAGCCGGTTCGACCATCGGATCGACCTGATCCATCCACCGTTCTGGTGGGCGGCTTGGGTATATGGCCTAATCAGCTGGAATCTAGCGCTTTCCCGCCCAGTACTGACTCTCACCTTGACGGCGCTTGTGCTGGGCTACGTCGTCGACAGGCTCATCGAGCGCGGGTTCATCAAGCGCCACGGATTCCACGTTCATGTCTGGCATCGGCTGGACTCGGACTTCCGGCTGATCGGAGCCCGGCGCAACCCGAACATGGTGATCCTGTTCGTCGCCATGCTGTTCAGCCGGCCCGACATCGGTATCGTCGCCGTAGCGACCTGGACGATGCTGTCACTGGCGTTCCACGCCGTCCGGCTGGCCCAGGCCGAGCTGCGGCGGTCCAAAGGCGTCGAGATTCGTTCCTGGCTTAGCTAA